The window TCAATCCCGACGAGTTTTACGTCTTCAAGCCGACTTTCAAGAAAGGATACAAGCCAATCATCCAGAAGAAGATGGGAAGCAAAGAAATCAAGATGATCTACGGCAGGGGAGATTCCAAAGTGCTCACCCGGAACGTGGAGGTCCCTGAGGCTGAGAGGTTGCGCTTCTGTATTAATGACGAAGAAGTGCTCAAGCTTGCCGGGTATGCGATCGATATTGAAGATCATTATTCTAACAAGTACAGGGAATCCAGGCCCATGGACATTGAGTGGGCAAAGGACGGCGTAACAGGAGAACTCTTCATAGTGCAGGCAAGGCCCGAAACCGTCCAGTCCCAGAAAAGCAAAGATGTGCTGGAGACCTATGTCCTTGAAGAGAAATCCGAAGTCCTTGCAAAAGGCAGGAGCGTGGGAGACAAGATCGCATCCGGAAAGGTCCGTGTGATCCCTGATGTTTCGTACCTTCCCTCTTTCAAACCCGGAGAGGTCCTTATTGCGGACACAACCACTCCTGACTGGGAACCGATTATGAAAACCGCAGCCGCTATTGTCACAAACAAAGGGGGACGGACCTGCCATGCGGCTATTGTCAGCCGGGAACTCGGAATTCCTGCTGTTGTCGGGGCTGGAAACGCGACTGAAATCCTCGAAACCGGCAGGGAAATTACTGTGAGCTGTGCTGAGGGAGAAGACGGACTTGTATACGCAGGCATCCTACCCTTCCATAAAGATACCCTCAGCCTCAAAGACCTGGAACGCCCCAGAACCGAGATTATGATGAACCTTGGAAACCCGGACAGCGCTTTTGCTTATTCCATGATCCCTAACGGCGGGATCGGACTTGCAAGGCTCGAGTTCATTATCACAAGCTATATCAAAGTCCATCCTATGGCCCTTGTGCACCCGGAAAAGGTCAAAGACCCGGGAGAACTCCGGGAGATCGAAAAACTGACACGGGGATATGAGAAAAAGGAAGATTATTTTGTCGAGCAGCTTGCCAGAGGCGTCGGGTTGATTACTGCAGCTTTTTACCCGAAGCCGGTTGTGGTCAGGATGAGCGACTTCAAGACCAACGAATATGCAAGCCTTGTTGGGGGCAGCTATTTTGAAATGAACGAAAATAATCCCATGATAGGGTTCAGGGGAGCTTCCCGTTACTTTGATGAACGCTACAGGGAAGGTTTTGCCCTTGAGTGCAGGGCTATGAAAAAAGTCAGGGATGAAATGGGGCTTACGAACCTTATTCTTATGATCCCCTTCTGCCGGACCATTGGGGAAGCGAAAAAAGTCATTGCCGAGATGGAGAAAAACGGGCTCAAACGCGGAGAAAACGGGCTTCAGGTCTACGTTATGTGCGAAATTCCCAATAACGTCCTGCTTGTCGACGAGTTCAGCGAAATCTTTGACGGCTTCTCTATAGGTTCAAACGACCTGACCCAGCTGACCCTTGGGGTTGACCGTGACTCGGAATTGCTTGCCGCGGAATTCGATGAGAGAG is drawn from Methanosarcina lacustris Z-7289 and contains these coding sequences:
- the ppsA gene encoding phosphoenolpyruvate synthase; translation: MPGDKNKYIRWFEKTTIEDVPLVGGKNASLGEMYRELTSKGIRIPNGFSITAGAYWHILNTAGILGKLKKTMEGLDTADVADLAKRGKIARDLILGAGIPDDLWEEIKIAYDRLCEQYGEDTDVAVRSSATAEDLPTASFAGQQETYLNIRGYPGLRDACIRCFASLFTDRAISYRVTNNFDHFKVALSIGIMKMVRSDLASSGVIFTLDTETGFREVVFITGAYGLGENIVQGQVNPDEFYVFKPTFKKGYKPIIQKKMGSKEIKMIYGRGDSKVLTRNVEVPEAERLRFCINDEEVLKLAGYAIDIEDHYSNKYRESRPMDIEWAKDGVTGELFIVQARPETVQSQKSKDVLETYVLEEKSEVLAKGRSVGDKIASGKVRVIPDVSYLPSFKPGEVLIADTTTPDWEPIMKTAAAIVTNKGGRTCHAAIVSRELGIPAVVGAGNATEILETGREITVSCAEGEDGLVYAGILPFHKDTLSLKDLERPRTEIMMNLGNPDSAFAYSMIPNGGIGLARLEFIITSYIKVHPMALVHPEKVKDPGELREIEKLTRGYEKKEDYFVEQLARGVGLITAAFYPKPVVVRMSDFKTNEYASLVGGSYFEMNENNPMIGFRGASRYFDERYREGFALECRAMKKVRDEMGLTNLILMIPFCRTIGEAKKVIAEMEKNGLKRGENGLQVYVMCEIPNNVLLVDEFSEIFDGFSIGSNDLTQLTLGVDRDSELLAAEFDERDPGVMKIMSMAVQGAKRNGRHSGICGQAPSDFPEIAEFLVKEGIDSISLNPDSVMKITLKVLETEKELGRH